From one Candidatus Methanoplasma termitum genomic stretch:
- a CDS encoding tetratricopeptide repeat protein: protein MHEDSGIPFESQMEPLEWAKFIIRTRSEKNYASAFSILSAQANKGSVDAEFYLGLIYSRGQGVKKDLSAAKHWFELASKDGNLGAMYFLGKMYSKGYGVEKNIKKAIELLNTPATMGDPRAQYELGLIYFDGGGTEKDLHAAVRWFTSASESGHSEAQFVLGQLYKTGYGVEKNIDKALNWLTSAAMNRHRGAQILLGNMYEMGDGVPVDKDEAERWYAMEDAEVISAL from the coding sequence ATGCATGAGGATTCCGGCATTCCGTTTGAAAGTCAGATGGAACCGTTGGAATGGGCCAAATTTATAATAAGGACCAGGTCTGAAAAGAACTACGCAAGTGCGTTCTCAATACTCTCAGCACAAGCCAACAAAGGATCGGTCGATGCGGAATTCTATCTCGGCCTGATATATTCGAGAGGCCAGGGGGTCAAAAAGGATCTTTCTGCGGCCAAACATTGGTTCGAGCTCGCATCAAAAGACGGCAATCTTGGCGCCATGTACTTCTTAGGAAAAATGTACAGCAAGGGATACGGGGTCGAGAAGAACATCAAAAAAGCCATTGAGCTTCTGAATACGCCGGCAACTATGGGCGACCCGCGCGCTCAATATGAACTGGGATTGATATACTTCGACGGCGGCGGCACAGAGAAAGATCTTCACGCCGCGGTCAGATGGTTCACATCTGCGTCTGAATCGGGACACTCGGAAGCACAGTTCGTGCTCGGACAGCTGTATAAAACAGGATACGGCGTTGAAAAGAATATCGATAAAGCCCTGAACTGGCTCACTTCCGCGGCAATGAACAGACACAGGGGCGCTCAGATCCTTTTAGGTAACATGTATGAAATGGGGGACGGTGTTCCCGTAGATAAGGATGAAGCGGAACGTTGGTATGCTATGGAAGATGCCGAAGTTATTTCAGCCCTCTGA
- a CDS encoding SDR family NAD(P)-dependent oxidoreductase produces MNKVAAITGTTSGIGYALCERFAKEKTDIILISRNKEKLMKQQEDLQQKYGIKVWSIQQDLGQAGSAQTVFQRLCELNVSVDYLVNNAGFDVSGRFVDTDIEKEKK; encoded by the coding sequence ATGAATAAAGTGGCGGCCATAACTGGAACAACAAGCGGCATCGGATATGCTTTATGCGAGAGATTCGCAAAGGAAAAAACAGACATCATACTGATATCCAGAAACAAAGAGAAGCTGATGAAACAACAGGAAGACCTTCAACAAAAATATGGGATCAAGGTGTGGTCCATCCAACAAGATCTTGGGCAGGCGGGTTCGGCGCAGACCGTCTTTCAAAGACTGTGCGAATTGAATGTCAGCGTCGACTATCTAGTCAACAATGCCGGATTCGACGTGTCCGGAAGGTTTGTTGACACAGATATCGAAAAAGAAAAGAAATGA
- a CDS encoding formate--tetrahydrofolate ligase, translated as MMDDIQIAEAANAKNIIEIARSIGLSSEDIEQYGKYIAKIPLDVLSRFDKNKNGKLIVVTAVTPTPAGEGKTVTTIGLIQGLSHIGKKVVGALREPSMGPTFGVKGGATGGGYSQVYPMWDIDLHFTGDIHAVSSAHNLLSAILENNLVRDNPLMIDPSRIVLKKTMDMNCRELRQIIVGLGGSRSSGGVMHESGFLITSASEISAILALATSYSDLRERLEKMVVAYTYKNEMVTVKDLGCVGAMMILLKDALKPNLVQTLEGQPVFIHGFPFANIAHGNNSVIATKYAMKLGDYAVTEAGFAADLGGEKFLDIVCRQAGIAPDCVVIVASIKALMTHGGGKLEEPETLTKETLVRGLSNLDKHIKNLKSYGVPVVVSINHFSFDDPEHMQILRDHCKDLGAECVQSDAFMEGGKGAEELARKVVEVIGKVKPKFKMLYADDVPLKDKIEAIAEKIYGADGVIFSVAAESTLKTLEEKGYGKLPICVAKTQYSLSDVAELKGAPKGWKLNVREVALSAGAGFVVPICGTMTLMPGLSKTPAAMKMDLTEDGKVRGLK; from the coding sequence TTGATGGATGACATCCAGATTGCGGAAGCGGCCAACGCAAAAAATATCATTGAAATCGCAAGATCTATAGGTCTCAGCTCTGAGGACATCGAACAATATGGGAAGTATATAGCAAAGATTCCGCTTGATGTTCTCTCAAGGTTCGATAAGAACAAGAACGGAAAACTTATCGTCGTAACAGCGGTGACCCCTACTCCGGCAGGAGAAGGAAAGACCGTCACGACCATCGGCCTGATACAAGGTCTCAGCCATATAGGGAAAAAGGTCGTAGGCGCGCTCAGGGAACCATCCATGGGCCCTACGTTCGGTGTTAAAGGGGGAGCGACGGGGGGAGGTTACTCTCAGGTCTATCCTATGTGGGATATCGACCTTCATTTCACCGGTGACATACATGCGGTCTCATCTGCCCACAATCTGCTGTCAGCAATCCTGGAGAACAATCTCGTAAGAGACAATCCTCTGATGATCGATCCGTCGAGGATAGTTCTGAAAAAAACGATGGACATGAACTGCCGCGAGCTCAGACAGATCATTGTAGGCCTCGGGGGGAGCAGGTCCTCCGGAGGTGTTATGCATGAGAGCGGATTCCTTATCACTTCCGCCTCGGAGATATCTGCCATTCTTGCTCTTGCTACCAGTTACAGCGACCTCAGAGAGAGATTAGAGAAGATGGTCGTTGCTTACACATACAAGAACGAGATGGTGACCGTCAAAGACCTTGGATGCGTCGGTGCGATGATGATATTGCTCAAAGACGCACTCAAACCCAACCTCGTCCAAACGCTGGAAGGACAACCGGTGTTCATTCACGGATTCCCCTTCGCGAACATAGCGCATGGTAACAACAGTGTGATCGCAACCAAATACGCAATGAAGCTCGGCGACTATGCTGTCACGGAGGCGGGATTCGCCGCCGACCTCGGAGGAGAGAAGTTCCTGGACATTGTTTGCAGGCAGGCGGGGATAGCACCCGATTGCGTGGTCATCGTTGCTTCCATCAAGGCACTGATGACACACGGAGGAGGAAAGCTCGAAGAACCCGAGACCCTGACAAAGGAGACGCTGGTAAGAGGCCTGTCGAACCTTGACAAACACATCAAGAATCTCAAGAGCTACGGTGTGCCTGTGGTCGTTTCGATCAACCACTTCTCATTCGACGATCCGGAGCATATGCAGATACTGCGCGATCACTGCAAGGATCTGGGTGCGGAATGCGTACAATCCGATGCCTTCATGGAAGGCGGAAAAGGAGCGGAAGAACTGGCCAGAAAAGTTGTGGAAGTTATCGGAAAGGTCAAACCGAAATTCAAAATGCTGTACGCAGATGATGTTCCGCTCAAGGATAAGATCGAGGCGATCGCGGAGAAGATATACGGAGCGGACGGAGTGATATTTTCTGTTGCGGCAGAGAGTACACTTAAGACCCTTGAGGAGAAAGGGTATGGAAAACTCCCAATTTGTGTTGCAAAGACACAATACTCCCTTTCTGATGTAGCTGAACTTAAAGGTGCACCGAAAGGCTGGAAGCTCAATGTGAGAGAAGTGGCTTTGTCGGCGGGAGCCGGGTTCGTCGTTCCGATCTGCGGTACAATGACACTCATGCCGGGACTGTCGAAGACCCCTGCCGCCATGAAGATGGATCTTACCGAGGACGGAAAGGTCAGAGGGCTGAAATAA
- a CDS encoding tetratricopeptide repeat protein has protein sequence MPGRNTNDLTIFQDAERGDPYARLGLAYMYHHGKNIDPDSDLAVKWYIKSSNSGCSRAKWELAKIFRDGTIAERDNEKFIKYLKAAAESGVPEAKVELGIAHLIGDHVEINEERAFQWINSAARQDNLMGQFILGYMYGNGIGVDRDLSKREEWYTKIGLRGNGELFYWIGRNFEYGLLNIKTDPYEAGRWYKMGADMGHEKCILCWRAVLSALDGGARDSLEEREARIMNTGVEKEKLVREQALVTADRFFEEGDDEKAFSFYRMAADLGNPDALFTLAMLYHTGIHVKRNDNTAIALLTKASLVDSEDAQFMLGMLYEEGRGVKKDKEEAIKYYTKAAANGYLAAYYRLSLYMDNPEIHVRNSVAVMR, from the coding sequence ATGCCCGGAAGGAACACGAATGACCTGACCATATTTCAGGATGCTGAAAGGGGAGACCCGTATGCAAGGCTTGGTCTGGCCTATATGTACCACCATGGGAAGAACATCGACCCCGATTCGGACCTTGCTGTCAAATGGTACATAAAATCATCCAATTCCGGATGCTCACGGGCAAAATGGGAGTTAGCGAAAATATTCAGAGACGGAACGATAGCCGAGAGAGATAATGAAAAATTCATTAAGTATCTGAAAGCGGCGGCGGAATCGGGGGTTCCGGAAGCAAAGGTCGAACTGGGTATCGCCCATCTTATCGGCGACCATGTGGAAATAAATGAGGAACGCGCATTCCAATGGATCAATTCCGCAGCGCGTCAAGACAATCTGATGGGACAATTCATATTGGGTTACATGTATGGGAACGGAATCGGCGTTGACCGTGACCTATCCAAACGTGAAGAATGGTATACAAAGATCGGTCTCCGGGGGAACGGTGAGCTGTTCTATTGGATCGGCAGGAATTTCGAATACGGTCTGCTGAATATCAAGACAGATCCCTACGAAGCGGGCAGATGGTATAAGATGGGGGCCGATATGGGGCACGAGAAATGCATCTTATGCTGGCGTGCCGTGCTTTCGGCCCTTGACGGCGGTGCACGCGACTCTCTTGAGGAAAGAGAAGCAAGAATTATGAACACAGGCGTTGAAAAAGAAAAGCTTGTCAGAGAACAGGCACTCGTCACCGCAGACAGATTCTTTGAAGAGGGTGACGATGAGAAAGCGTTTTCCTTCTACAGAATGGCGGCAGACCTCGGAAATCCGGATGCGCTGTTCACATTAGCAATGCTGTACCATACGGGAATACACGTGAAAAGGAATGATAATACAGCCATCGCGTTGTTGACAAAAGCATCATTAGTGGATTCTGAAGACGCGCAATTCATGCTCGGCATGTTATATGAAGAAGGGAGAGGCGTCAAGAAGGACAAAGAAGAAGCCATAAAATATTATACAAAGGCGGCAGCCAACGGATACTTGGCAGCCTATTACCGGCTCAGCCTCTATATGGACAATCCCGAGATACATGTCAGAAACTCGGTAGCGGTCATGAGGTGA
- a CDS encoding tetratricopeptide repeat protein: MPSERYDGSFSEARSHMDCASSRYDLNKAAEMLERLSSEGNGAAQYLFSLFLLTGTSVLKDNVTATDLLVLSAASGNEDAIILKDEIDKNVNAAELDKLISLKLRGEQRNTDACRELFDIYTEGRPPAKKNHRVAIKWYTICAEEDDVFAQNTVGFMYLMGKGVSKDKDKAVFWLKKAAENGSADAMYHMGEMYETGLCFTEPDIKQALIWYQLAAEAGSADAQYSLAAIHSVQKTRQFDPAKTVHYLEKASAQGHGEAQYQLGMMYAYGNGVKRNEEKAVSLLEASCRSGFQQAMVDYANMRFEGDVLKRDPAIAAEWFEKAAASCNGYAQYALAVMYGNGDYYNKDDKMAVKYFTEAAEMGEVNSQYSLGCFYYEGRGVEKSEKDAALWLGQAAEQGHPGAKAFLGMLTINGRGVEQDIDEGMRLLNESADYGYFEGQFYLGKIYMEGKIVKRNIPRAKKYLSMAAKQGDPDAKKLLEKIKTERMH, encoded by the coding sequence ATGCCCTCGGAAAGGTATGACGGCAGTTTTTCAGAAGCACGTTCGCACATGGACTGCGCATCGTCGAGATACGATCTGAATAAAGCAGCTGAAATGCTTGAGAGGTTGTCCTCCGAAGGCAACGGCGCAGCTCAATACCTTTTTTCCCTTTTCTTATTGACGGGGACATCTGTTCTGAAGGATAACGTAACGGCAACGGACCTGCTGGTCCTTTCTGCGGCGTCCGGAAATGAGGATGCGATCATACTGAAGGACGAGATCGATAAAAACGTCAACGCCGCTGAACTCGACAAACTCATTTCACTTAAATTAAGGGGTGAACAGAGGAACACAGATGCATGCAGGGAGCTGTTCGATATCTACACCGAAGGAAGACCCCCCGCGAAGAAGAACCACCGCGTTGCGATAAAATGGTACACTATCTGCGCAGAAGAGGATGATGTATTCGCACAGAACACAGTAGGATTCATGTATCTGATGGGGAAGGGCGTCAGCAAAGACAAAGATAAAGCTGTGTTCTGGCTGAAAAAAGCGGCTGAGAACGGCAGTGCCGATGCTATGTACCACATGGGGGAAATGTACGAGACGGGGCTTTGCTTTACCGAACCAGATATCAAGCAGGCGCTTATATGGTATCAGCTCGCCGCGGAAGCCGGCAGCGCAGATGCCCAATATTCTCTCGCTGCCATTCACTCTGTCCAAAAAACAAGACAATTCGACCCCGCAAAGACCGTTCACTATCTTGAAAAAGCCTCTGCACAGGGACACGGTGAGGCACAATATCAGCTGGGAATGATGTATGCCTACGGCAACGGTGTGAAACGGAATGAAGAAAAGGCCGTGAGTCTACTGGAAGCCTCTTGCAGGTCCGGATTCCAACAGGCGATGGTAGATTATGCGAACATGAGATTCGAGGGAGATGTCCTGAAGAGGGACCCTGCGATCGCCGCCGAATGGTTTGAGAAGGCGGCCGCATCATGCAACGGTTACGCACAATACGCTCTTGCCGTTATGTATGGGAACGGAGATTACTACAATAAAGACGATAAAATGGCCGTCAAATACTTCACCGAGGCTGCGGAGATGGGGGAGGTCAACTCTCAATACAGCCTCGGCTGTTTCTACTATGAAGGGAGGGGAGTGGAAAAAAGCGAGAAGGATGCCGCACTGTGGTTGGGGCAGGCTGCTGAACAAGGACACCCGGGCGCAAAAGCATTCCTCGGAATGCTTACGATCAACGGCAGAGGTGTGGAACAGGATATTGACGAGGGCATGAGGCTTTTGAACGAATCCGCAGATTACGGATACTTCGAAGGACAATTTTACCTCGGAAAGATCTATATGGAAGGCAAGATCGTAAAGAGAAACATACCGCGTGCGAAAAAATATCTTTCGATGGCGGCAAAACAAGGAGATCCGGATGCGAAAAAACTCCTTGAAAAAATAAAAACTGAGAGGATGCATTGA
- a CDS encoding nitroreductase family protein: MYDKDLYDAIWRRTSVRKYLDKRIEEKKIELLEKSISELNEISGLTMEFVENFDSFKSILTINFKNVRSAIVVKGKTNDPDLKEKCGYYGERVVLEATYHGLGTCWVAGFNKRSKSLDTKDDETVVCVISIGYGEEGMGISTKVPNAPHRKTKSISEFLGGNKEVPEWIESAMKAVQFAPTAMNSQKARFSYSDGKLSVHIPEGNLTMIDLGITKLHFELAAGGKFSMGTPAEFKKSQ, from the coding sequence ATGTACGACAAAGACCTTTACGATGCGATATGGAGGCGGACATCTGTAAGAAAGTACCTTGACAAGAGGATAGAAGAGAAAAAGATCGAACTCCTTGAGAAATCGATCTCCGAACTTAACGAGATCTCCGGGCTTACAATGGAGTTCGTAGAGAATTTTGACTCCTTCAAATCCATCCTTACAATAAACTTCAAGAATGTCCGATCTGCAATAGTGGTCAAAGGAAAGACCAATGATCCGGATCTGAAAGAGAAGTGCGGATATTACGGGGAGAGAGTAGTGCTCGAGGCAACTTATCACGGACTGGGCACATGCTGGGTGGCCGGCTTCAATAAAAGGAGCAAATCCCTGGATACAAAGGACGACGAGACTGTTGTATGCGTTATTTCCATCGGATACGGTGAAGAAGGCATGGGCATTTCGACAAAGGTCCCGAACGCTCCGCACCGCAAAACAAAAAGCATATCCGAATTCCTCGGCGGGAACAAGGAGGTACCGGAATGGATAGAGTCGGCAATGAAGGCAGTCCAGTTCGCACCGACCGCAATGAACAGTCAAAAGGCCAGATTCAGTTATTCTGACGGAAAACTCTCCGTTCATATACCGGAGGGGAATCTGACAATGATCGACCTTGGTATAACCAAACTTCACTTCGAATTGGCGGCAGGCGGTAAGTTCTCAATGGGCACACCGGCCGAATTCAAGAAAAGCCAGTGA
- a CDS encoding SEL1-like repeat protein — MGFKEVMDAASGGDPHAQNALGYIYFDGNGVQKDLDKAFMWFRLSARQGDPEGQCNMGYMLTHGYGANQDVEKAFGLYKKSAEQEYTRAQFNLAHMYSEGLGTEQDWNEALKWYTKAAENGSMAAYYRIGVMKEEGRGIPSDETEAIKIYSKCVEHGHQKAMFRLGMMIFEGRGLKKDPDKAAKLLIKAADDGNPEAMLQLGKMSLSGEGMVKSSSNAMKWFRKAAARGNEEAKNIIGDTSP, encoded by the coding sequence ATGGGATTCAAAGAAGTGATGGATGCCGCTTCGGGAGGCGATCCTCATGCGCAGAATGCACTGGGTTACATTTATTTTGATGGCAACGGCGTGCAGAAGGATCTCGACAAAGCGTTCATGTGGTTCCGGTTGTCTGCTAGGCAGGGCGATCCGGAAGGACAATGCAACATGGGTTATATGCTCACCCACGGATACGGTGCGAACCAGGATGTCGAGAAGGCGTTCGGGCTGTACAAGAAGTCGGCAGAACAGGAGTATACCAGAGCTCAATTCAACCTCGCCCACATGTATTCGGAGGGTCTCGGTACCGAGCAGGATTGGAACGAGGCCCTGAAATGGTATACGAAGGCTGCTGAGAACGGCAGCATGGCCGCGTACTACAGAATAGGCGTTATGAAAGAGGAAGGCAGAGGCATACCGTCGGACGAGACGGAAGCTATTAAGATCTATTCCAAATGTGTTGAACACGGGCACCAAAAAGCTATGTTCAGGCTCGGAATGATGATATTCGAAGGTAGAGGATTGAAAAAGGACCCAGACAAAGCGGCAAAGCTGTTGATAAAAGCGGCAGATGACGGAAACCCCGAAGCGATGCTGCAACTTGGAAAGATGTCGCTGAGCGGGGAGGGGATGGTAAAGAGCAGCAGCAACGCCATGAAGTGGTTCAGGAAAGCTGCCGCAAGAGGTAATGAAGAAGCAAAAAACATTATCGGGGATACGTCGCCCTGA
- a CDS encoding SDR family NAD(P)-dependent oxidoreductase, whose amino-acid sequence MIQLNVVFITEFTKLILPGMVERKSGRILFLGSMVAYAPCALNAVYSASKAYVLFFSRAIRTELKGTGVSVTVLCPGATETNFAKRSGLVGTQAFSKHVMSAEMVADAGYESMMKGRIKHTPGLYNKLLAFSSRILPASFVDGYTMRIFSKK is encoded by the coding sequence ATGATACAGCTGAACGTCGTCTTTATCACAGAATTCACCAAATTGATCCTTCCTGGAATGGTAGAGAGGAAGAGCGGCAGGATATTGTTCTTGGGATCGATGGTGGCATATGCTCCGTGTGCCTTGAACGCCGTATATTCGGCATCGAAAGCATACGTCCTTTTCTTTTCAAGAGCGATAAGGACCGAACTGAAAGGTACCGGCGTCAGTGTGACAGTCCTTTGCCCCGGAGCGACGGAAACAAACTTCGCAAAGAGATCCGGCCTGGTGGGGACTCAGGCTTTCAGCAAACATGTCATGAGTGCCGAAATGGTTGCGGATGCGGGGTATGAAAGTATGATGAAGGGTAGAATAAAACACACTCCGGGGCTGTACAATAAACTCTTGGCATTCTCATCGAGGATCCTTCCCGCATCCTTCGTTGACGGATATACAATGAGGATCTTCTCGAAAAAATGA
- a CDS encoding replication factor C small subunit yields the protein MNEIWTERYRPKDLDEVVGQKHITERLKAYVSSGNMPHLMFAGPAGTGKTTCAIALARGLFGDEWKGNFVELNASDERGIDVVRGKIKEVARTAPLGKAEFKIIFLDEADNLTSDAQAALRRTMEKFSKVCRFVFSCNYSSKIIDPIQSRCAVFRFSPLQKEDIENYLKKIVEKEKVKIDSDALEGLVHVARGDMRRAVNSLQVAASLGKQITMDVIYQTTGMAKPEEIKKMMETALAGNFIGARDMLDNIMISYGLSGQDVIKQIHTSFYDLSITDSEKVRLIDKTGEIEFRIVEGSNERIQLEALLAYLVMMGGNKR from the coding sequence ATGAACGAGATTTGGACCGAGAGATACAGGCCGAAGGACCTTGACGAAGTAGTTGGTCAAAAACATATCACCGAGAGGCTCAAAGCTTACGTCTCGTCAGGCAATATGCCCCACCTTATGTTCGCCGGCCCGGCAGGCACCGGGAAGACAACATGCGCCATCGCATTGGCAAGAGGGTTATTCGGTGACGAATGGAAAGGGAATTTCGTCGAATTGAATGCCTCGGACGAAAGGGGGATAGATGTTGTAAGGGGAAAGATCAAAGAGGTCGCCAGGACCGCACCTCTCGGAAAAGCTGAATTCAAGATAATATTCCTCGACGAGGCAGATAATCTGACATCGGACGCACAAGCGGCCCTCAGAAGGACGATGGAGAAGTTCTCAAAAGTGTGCAGGTTCGTTTTCTCATGCAACTATTCGTCTAAGATCATCGACCCCATCCAATCAAGATGTGCGGTGTTCAGGTTCAGTCCTCTTCAAAAAGAGGACATCGAGAATTATCTAAAGAAGATAGTCGAAAAAGAGAAAGTGAAGATAGACAGTGATGCTTTAGAGGGACTGGTCCACGTTGCAAGAGGAGATATGAGGCGTGCGGTGAACTCGCTTCAGGTCGCAGCCTCTTTAGGAAAGCAGATCACAATGGATGTTATCTATCAGACAACGGGAATGGCAAAGCCCGAAGAAATAAAGAAAATGATGGAGACGGCATTAGCGGGGAATTTCATCGGTGCCAGAGATATGCTTGATAACATCATGATATCGTACGGCCTTTCCGGACAGGACGTTATCAAGCAGATACACACATCATTCTATGACCTCAGCATAACCGATTCCGAGAAGGTCAGGCTGATCGACAAGACCGGAGAGATCGAGTTCAGGATCGTAGAGGGAAGCAACGAGAGGATACAGCTCGAAGCCTTGCTGGCATACCTGGTGATGATGGGCGGAAATAAGAGATAA
- a CDS encoding Cdc6/Cdc18 family protein, protein MFDRSSAVIRDAKKLSFEYVPEKLVHREEQMRRLETLFKPMITDNLSCSAFLHGGVGTGKTATAKRFCEDVLKYCAGKNKQVGLIFINCRIRNTEHGVLIHLLRYFDSGFPDRGFSVEEMLRSLKRHMDEGSRPYVIVLDEVDVLLKNGTKDLMYQLTRFTDELRNSSVSLILISQEAVVEMLDTASLSSFKRANAIKFDKYTKNELKDIVILRAEEALVPNAMSIDVADLLADIGKGFGDARLVIEMLEKAANIAEERSGGKLMADDVRSANAMIYSNVSENKLANLDTKRKIALLAIARAIKGEPYVSITKVEKTYEVVCEEYGHPARKHTQFWTYVQDMEKMNLLETMVRSEPDGGRTTYISLPDIPPKELAKKLEYLLETPVSDDFVEF, encoded by the coding sequence ATGTTCGACAGATCGTCTGCCGTAATAAGGGACGCCAAGAAACTGTCCTTCGAATATGTCCCCGAGAAATTGGTTCACAGGGAAGAGCAGATGCGCCGTCTCGAAACGCTTTTCAAACCAATGATAACGGATAATCTGTCTTGTTCTGCCTTCCTGCACGGAGGCGTAGGGACCGGCAAAACCGCAACTGCGAAAAGGTTCTGTGAAGATGTGCTGAAATATTGCGCCGGTAAAAATAAACAGGTCGGCCTCATATTCATCAACTGCAGGATCAGGAACACCGAGCACGGAGTGTTGATACACCTTTTAAGATATTTTGACTCCGGATTCCCGGACCGCGGGTTCTCCGTCGAAGAGATGCTCAGATCTTTGAAGAGACATATGGATGAGGGAAGCAGACCGTACGTTATCGTGCTGGATGAGGTGGACGTGCTCCTTAAGAACGGCACAAAGGACCTTATGTACCAGCTGACAAGATTCACCGACGAACTGCGCAACTCCTCGGTGTCTCTGATATTGATCTCACAGGAGGCTGTCGTCGAGATGCTGGACACCGCCTCTCTTTCCAGTTTCAAGCGGGCTAACGCCATCAAATTCGACAAATACACAAAGAACGAGCTGAAGGATATAGTTATCTTGAGAGCAGAAGAGGCTCTTGTTCCTAACGCGATGAGTATAGATGTCGCAGACCTTTTGGCGGATATCGGAAAGGGGTTTGGTGACGCCCGCCTTGTGATAGAGATGTTGGAGAAGGCTGCGAACATCGCCGAAGAAAGGTCTGGCGGCAAGTTAATGGCGGATGATGTAAGATCTGCGAATGCGATGATCTACTCTAATGTGTCTGAGAACAAACTCGCAAATCTGGACACTAAAAGGAAGATCGCACTGCTGGCTATAGCGAGGGCAATAAAGGGAGAGCCGTATGTCAGCATAACAAAGGTGGAAAAAACATACGAGGTCGTATGCGAGGAATACGGGCATCCTGCAAGAAAGCATACCCAATTCTGGACATATGTCCAGGATATGGAAAAGATGAATCTTCTGGAAACAATGGTAAGAAGCGAACCGGACGGGGGCAGGACCACATATATTTCCCTTCCGGACATCCCGCCGAAAGAACTTGCAAAGAAATTAGAATATCTCCTTGAAACACCGGTTTCAGATGATTTTGTTGAGTTCTGA
- a CDS encoding HAD family hydrolase, translating to MKGYDFYIFDMDNTIVDSRKGYEEAFKAGFKEFDIPYEPALYNEYVRSPLEYIFSRYYPNSPCKYRDFVSIVLTTYERSYLNEVRLFPDAERCLNRLSNEGKIMGVVSNSYTSQIREILSRLGVLERFSSLVGYERVALPKPDPEPVLLCMSEMGAGSDRSVMIGDSVNDIAAGRSAGLFTVLINRNCEDMSCDECDLFVSSLDEV from the coding sequence ATGAAAGGATACGATTTCTACATATTCGACATGGACAACACGATAGTCGATTCCAGGAAAGGATACGAGGAAGCCTTCAAGGCAGGGTTCAAAGAGTTCGATATCCCTTATGAGCCTGCACTGTATAACGAATATGTCCGTTCTCCTTTAGAATACATCTTCTCAAGATATTATCCGAATTCACCGTGTAAATACAGAGATTTTGTATCAATTGTTTTGACTACCTATGAGAGGTCATACTTGAACGAAGTGAGATTGTTCCCCGATGCGGAAAGATGTTTGAACCGCCTCTCGAACGAGGGGAAGATAATGGGTGTTGTTTCAAACTCGTACACATCGCAGATAAGGGAGATCCTCTCAAGGCTTGGTGTATTGGAGCGGTTCTCATCTTTGGTCGGGTATGAAAGAGTGGCACTGCCGAAACCGGATCCGGAGCCGGTTTTGTTGTGTATGTCGGAGATGGGAGCCGGATCGGACAGATCCGTTATGATAGGTGACAGCGTCAATGATATTGCGGCCGGCAGGAGTGCAGGCCTTTTCACGGTTTTGATAAACAGAAACTGTGAGGATATGTCTTGTGACGAATGCGACCTTTTTGTCAGCAGTTTAGATGAGGTCTGA